A section of the Triticum dicoccoides isolate Atlit2015 ecotype Zavitan chromosome 7A, WEW_v2.0, whole genome shotgun sequence genome encodes:
- the LOC119329073 gene encoding 7-deoxyloganetin glucosyltransferase-like, producing the protein MATGERPHAVMIPYPAQGHITPMMKLAKLLHARGFHVTFVNNEFNHRRLLRSQSADALRGLPAFQFAAIADGLPPSDREATQDIAELCYSTITTCLPRFKELIVKLNEEVETSGGALPPVTCVVADSTMSFALAAARELGLRCATLWTASACGFMSYCHYKDLLDRGLFPLKEEAQLSNGYLDTIIDWIPSMPKDLRLRDLPSFVRTTDPDDIMFNFFVHETAAMSQASGVVINTWDELDAPLLDAMSKLLPPVYTVGPLHLTVRNNVSKESPLADIGSNLWKEQDAPLRWLDGQPPHSVLYVNFGSITVMSKEHLLEFAWGLANTGYAFLWNVRPDLVKGDDEAALPPEFFAATEGRSMLSTWCPQEKVLEHEAVGLFLTHSGWNSSLEGICGGVPMVCWPFFAEQQTNCRYKCTEWGVGMEIGEDVRRTEVEAMIREAMAGAKGREMRRRVQELRDSALASARCDGRSMRNVDRLIHEVLLA; encoded by the exons ATGGCGACGGGTGAGAGGCCGCACGCCGTGATGATTCCGTACCCGGCGCAGGGCCACATCACGCCGATGATGAAGCTGGCCAAGCTGCTCCACGCCAGGGGCTTCCACGTCACCTTCGTCAACAACGAGTTCAACCACCGCCGCCTGCTGCGCTCCCAGTCCGCCGACGCGCTACGTGGCCTGCCCGCGTTCCAGTTCGCCGCCATCGCCGACGGCCTTCCGCCGTCCGACCGTGAGGCCACGCAGGACATCGCTGAGTTGTGCTACTCTACAATAACCACCTGCCTCCCTAGGTTCAAGGAGCTCATCGTCAAGCTCAACGAGGAGGTCGAGACCTCCGGCGGCGCACTGCCGCCTGTCACCTGCGTGGTGGCCGATAGCACCATGAGCTTCGCTCTTGCCGCCGCGCGGGAACTCGGCCTCCGCTGCGCCACACTCTGGACCGCCAGCGCCTGTGGTTTCATGAGCTACTGCCACTATAAGGATCTACTCGATCGTGGGCTCTTCCCTCTCAAAG AAGAGGCACAGTTGAGCAACGGATACTTGGACACGATCATAGACTGGATACCGTCGATGCCTAAAGACCTGCGGCTGCGTGACCTCCCTAGCTTCGTGCGCACCACGGACCCCGATGACATCATGTTCAACTTCTTCGTCCACGAGACGGCCGCCATGTCGCAGGCGTCGGGGGTGGTGATCAACACCTGGGACGAGCTCGACGCGCCCCTGCTCGATGCCATGTCCAAGCTCCTGCCGCCCGTCTACACGGTGGGGCCACTCCATCTCACGGTCCGCAACAATGTCTCGAAGGAGAGCCCCCTCGCCGACATCGGGTCCAACTTGTGGAAGGAGCAGGACGCGCCCCTTCGGTGGCTCGACGGCCAACCGCCGCACTCCGTGTTGTATGTAAATTTTGGGAGCATCACGGTGATGTCCAAGGAGCATTTGTTGGAGTTCGCATGGGGGTTAGCCAACACCGGCTACGCCTTCCTGTGGAATGTTCGGCCTGACCTCGTCAAGGGCGACGACGAGGCCGCACTACCGCCAGAGTTTTTCGCGGCGACCGAGGGGCGGAGCATGCTCTCGACATGGTGCCCGCAGGAGAAGGTGCTGGAGCACGAGGCCGTAGGGCTCTTCCTCACGCACTCTGGGTGGAACTCGTCGCTGGAGGGCATATGCGGCGGCGTTCCGATGGTGTGTTGGCCCTTCTTTGCGGAGCAGCAGACCAACTGCCGCTACAAGTGCACGGAGTGGGGCGTCGGGATGGAGATTGGGGAAGACGTGAGGAGGACCGAGGTGGAGGCCATGATACGGGAGGCCATGGCGGGGGCGAAGGGGCGAGAGATGCGACGGCGTGTGCAAGAGCTCCGGGATAGCGCCCTGGCCTCCGCACGGTGTGACGGAAGGTCCATGCGCAATGTTGATAGGCTCATCCATGAGGTGCTGCTGGCTTGA